The proteins below come from a single Haliaeetus albicilla chromosome 22, bHalAlb1.1, whole genome shotgun sequence genomic window:
- the LOC138690498 gene encoding glucagon receptor-like: MCLRLALVPRFSSAASGSTSSHPHQHGWLAEPCSPQSSTSHPGSGSPAQPKTHPGTGSTGCRLAGAAMRDVLWTGYRQSLVHLAWMCLFSSVPNGGAKVLEKTFEEWMRYRDECLRRMASEPYPAGLFCNRTFDMYACWPDGSPGTAVNVSCPFYLPWFEKVKHGLVSRRCGADGQWVTVNGSQPWRDYSQCEEEMESTAEEEGAHQLMVSFKVLYTVGYSLSLLTLVSALLVLTVFRKLRCTRNYIHANLFASFGLRATSVMVKDALLEKHWGMEVVQVADWEALLSHEAALGCRAAQVLMQYCILANHYWFLVEAVYLYKLLIGAVFSEKNYYRLYLYLGWGTPVVFVVPWMAAKYLKENVECWALNENMAYWWIIRIPILLASLINLLIFMRILKVILAKLRANQKGYADYKLRLAKATLTLIPLFGIHEVVFIFATDEQTTGILRYIKVFFTLFLNSFQGFLVAVLYCFANKEVKSEMKKKWQLWKLDHPALCCTR; the protein is encoded by the exons ATGTGCCTGCGGCTGGCACTTGTGCCCCGGTTCTCTTCTGCTGCCTCGGGGAGCACATCTTCTCATCCACACCAGCATGGGTGGCTGGCGGAGCCATGCAGTCCTCAGTCCTCCACCTCTCACCCAGGATCCGGGTCCCCAGCTCAGCCCAAGACGCACCccggcactgggagcactggctGCAGGCTGGCAGGGGCAGCCATGAGGGACGTGCTCTGGACTGGGTACCGGCAGAGCCTTGTCCATCTTGCCTGGATGTGCCTGTTCTCCTCTGTGCCG AATGGCGGGGCCAAGGTGCTGGAGAAGACCTTCGAGGAGTGGATGCGGTACCGTGATGAGTGCTTGAGGAGGATGGCGAGCGAGCCCTACCCGGCAG GGCTCTTCTGCAACCGGACATTTGACATGTATGCCTGCTGGCCCGACGGGAGCCCCGGCACCGCCGTCAATGTCTCCTGCCCCTTCTATCTGCCCTGGTTTgagaaag TGAAACACGGGCTGGTGAGCCGCAGGTGCGGCGCTGATGGGCAGTGGGTGACGGTGAACGGCAGCCAGCCCTGGCGGGACTACTCGCAGTGTGAGGAGGAGATGGAGTCCACCGCCGAGGAG GAGGGTGCCCACCAGCTGATGGTGAGCTTCAAGGTGCTCTACACCGTGGGGTACTCGCTGTCGCTCCTGACCCTCGTCTCTGCCCTGCTCGTCCTCACTGTCTTCAG GAAGCTCCGCTGTACCAGGAATTACATCCACGCCAACCTCTTTGCCTCCTTCGGGCTGCGGGCGACCTCGGTGATGGTGAAGGACGCGCTGCTGGAGAAGCACTGGGGCATGGAGGTGGTGCAGGTGGCCGACTGGGAGGCTCTGCTGAGCCACGAG GCGGCACTGGGATGCCGGGCAGCGCAGGTGCtgatgcagtactgcatcctGGCCAACCACTACTGGTTCCTGGTGGAAGCCGTCTACCTCTACAAGCTGCTGATCGGGGCTGTCTTCTCTGAGAAGAATTACTACAGGCTCTACCTCTACCTGGGATGGG GGACCCCCGTGGTGTTCGTGGTGCCCTGGATGGCCGCCAAGTACCTGAAGGAGAATGTGGA GTGCTGGGCGCTGAATGAGAACATGGCTTACTGGTGGATTATCCGCATCCCCATCCTCCTCGCCTCCCTG ATCAACCTGCTGATCTTCATGCGGATCCTCAAGGTGATCCTGGCCAAACTCCGTGCTAACCAGAAGGGTTATGCGGATTACAAGCTGCG GCTGGCCAAAGCCACGCTCACCCTCATCCCCCTCTTCGGGATCCACGAGGTCGTCTTCATCTTCGCCACTGACGAGCAAACCACAGGCATCCTGCGTTACATCAAGGTGTTCTTCACCCTCTTCCTCAACTCCTTCCAG GGCTTCCTGGTGGCCGTGCTGTACTGCTTCGCCAATAAGGAG GTGAAGTCAGAGATGAAGAAGAAGTGGCAGCTCTGGAAGCTCGACCACCCGGCGCTCTGCTGCACCCGGTGA